The following coding sequences are from one Triticum aestivum cultivar Chinese Spring chromosome 5A, IWGSC CS RefSeq v2.1, whole genome shotgun sequence window:
- the LOC123102092 gene encoding protein IQ-DOMAIN 5 isoform X2, giving the protein MGISSKWIKSLVGIKKHGKAQNGESSRERSSAAQLLHKRKHSVDTEGSLAVAEHTVQIEPLASDTNTQTISSETELNTKEHQAATVIQSAFRAFLARRALRALKGLVRLQALVRGHAVRKQAAETLQCMQSLVKAQARVRARQVRIGLEGQVPQKKAPEQNAQEDQAREIEERWCGGIGSAEDMQAKALKKQEAAAKRERAMAYALTHQRQAGSRKQKAADVQGPEADENQWGRNWVERWVAVRPWENRLLDSNAKENVPIGDDKEAEENGDRDVNKPKGKVAVSGIQSNGSSGTKDAKHKKSHSDASGSSSGQSAAAPPAASLGSSKLKPKPSGQTSEEVSPQPTDPATRSTSNPKERPAAQVNAPTKKRLSLPSNGTAGGGARKGQANSSEKARPVGSKNKAKGASKSEPKQRRSPGSATAKRAQAQA; this is encoded by the exons ATGGGTATTTCATCCAAGTGGATCAAATCACTTGTTGGGATAAAAAAGCATGGAAAAGCTCAAAATGGCGAAAGCAGCAGAGAA AGGAGCTCTGCTGCTCAGCTGCTACACAAACGGAAACATTCTGTGGATACTGAAGGCTCCCTTGCAGTTGCAGAACACACAGTGCAAATTGAACCATTGGCTAGTGACACCAATACACAGACAATTTCATCTGAGACTGAACTAAATACAAAGGAGCATCAGGCTGCAACAGTTATTCAATCAGCCTTTCGAGCATTCTTG GCTAGGCGAGCTTTACGGGCATTAAAAGGATTAGTTAGACTCCAGGCCCTCGTTAGGGGCCATGCTGTACGAAAGCAAGCAGCAGAAACACTTCAGTGTATGCAATCACTAGTAAAGGCTCAAGCTCGTGTCAGAGCAAGACAGGTTCGTATTGGTTTGGAAGGTCAGGTACCCCAGAAGAAGGCTCCTGAACAAAATGCTCAGGAGGATCAAGCTCGAGAAATTGAG GAACGCTGGTGTGGTGGTATTGGCTCGGCGGAAGATATGCAAGCTAAAGCATTGAAAAAGCAAGAAGCTGCCGCTAAGCGGGAAAGAGCAATGGCATATGCTTTAACACACCAG CGGCAAGCAGGTTCCAGGAAACAGAAAGCTGCAGATGTCCAAGGGCCAGAGGCGGATGAGAACCAGTGGGGGCGGAACTGGGTGGAGAGGTGGGTGGCTGTACGTCCGTGGGAGAACAGGTTACTGGACAGCAATGCCAAAGAGAATGTACCAATTGGCGACGATAAGGAGGCTGAGGAAAATGGGGACAGGGATGTAAACAAGCCAAAAGGAAAAGTTGCAGTTTCTGGCATTCAGTCAAATGGTTCAAGCGGGACGAAAGATGCAAAACACAAGAAGTCACATTCTGatgcaagtggttcttcatcaggGCAATCTGCGGCTGCGCCACCCGCTGCTTCTTTGGGATCATCTAAGCTGAAACCGAAGCCATCGGGTCAAACCTCTGAGGAAGTCAGCCCTCAACCTACCGATCCGGCTACGCGGTCCACAAGTAATCCGAAAGAAAGGCCAGCAGCACAAGTCAATGCACCAACGAAGAAGCGGCTATCCCTTCCTAGCAACG GAACTGCCGGTGGCGGAGCAAGAAAAGGCCAGGCCAACAGCAGCGAGAAAGCTCGGCCCGTCGGTTCCAAGAACAAGGCGAAAGGAGCGTCCAAGTCTGAACCGAAGCAGCGTCGGAGCCCTGGCAGCGCAACCGCGAAGCGGGCCCAGGCACAGGCCTGA
- the LOC123102092 gene encoding protein IQ-DOMAIN 5 isoform X1 gives MGISSKWIKSLVGIKKHGKAQNGESSREVSQRRSSAAQLLHKRKHSVDTEGSLAVAEHTVQIEPLASDTNTQTISSETELNTKEHQAATVIQSAFRAFLARRALRALKGLVRLQALVRGHAVRKQAAETLQCMQSLVKAQARVRARQVRIGLEGQVPQKKAPEQNAQEDQAREIEERWCGGIGSAEDMQAKALKKQEAAAKRERAMAYALTHQRQAGSRKQKAADVQGPEADENQWGRNWVERWVAVRPWENRLLDSNAKENVPIGDDKEAEENGDRDVNKPKGKVAVSGIQSNGSSGTKDAKHKKSHSDASGSSSGQSAAAPPAASLGSSKLKPKPSGQTSEEVSPQPTDPATRSTSNPKERPAAQVNAPTKKRLSLPSNGTAGGGARKGQANSSEKARPVGSKNKAKGASKSEPKQRRSPGSATAKRAQAQA, from the exons ATGGGTATTTCATCCAAGTGGATCAAATCACTTGTTGGGATAAAAAAGCATGGAAAAGCTCAAAATGGCGAAAGCAGCAGAGAAGTAAGTCAAAGG AGGAGCTCTGCTGCTCAGCTGCTACACAAACGGAAACATTCTGTGGATACTGAAGGCTCCCTTGCAGTTGCAGAACACACAGTGCAAATTGAACCATTGGCTAGTGACACCAATACACAGACAATTTCATCTGAGACTGAACTAAATACAAAGGAGCATCAGGCTGCAACAGTTATTCAATCAGCCTTTCGAGCATTCTTG GCTAGGCGAGCTTTACGGGCATTAAAAGGATTAGTTAGACTCCAGGCCCTCGTTAGGGGCCATGCTGTACGAAAGCAAGCAGCAGAAACACTTCAGTGTATGCAATCACTAGTAAAGGCTCAAGCTCGTGTCAGAGCAAGACAGGTTCGTATTGGTTTGGAAGGTCAGGTACCCCAGAAGAAGGCTCCTGAACAAAATGCTCAGGAGGATCAAGCTCGAGAAATTGAG GAACGCTGGTGTGGTGGTATTGGCTCGGCGGAAGATATGCAAGCTAAAGCATTGAAAAAGCAAGAAGCTGCCGCTAAGCGGGAAAGAGCAATGGCATATGCTTTAACACACCAG CGGCAAGCAGGTTCCAGGAAACAGAAAGCTGCAGATGTCCAAGGGCCAGAGGCGGATGAGAACCAGTGGGGGCGGAACTGGGTGGAGAGGTGGGTGGCTGTACGTCCGTGGGAGAACAGGTTACTGGACAGCAATGCCAAAGAGAATGTACCAATTGGCGACGATAAGGAGGCTGAGGAAAATGGGGACAGGGATGTAAACAAGCCAAAAGGAAAAGTTGCAGTTTCTGGCATTCAGTCAAATGGTTCAAGCGGGACGAAAGATGCAAAACACAAGAAGTCACATTCTGatgcaagtggttcttcatcaggGCAATCTGCGGCTGCGCCACCCGCTGCTTCTTTGGGATCATCTAAGCTGAAACCGAAGCCATCGGGTCAAACCTCTGAGGAAGTCAGCCCTCAACCTACCGATCCGGCTACGCGGTCCACAAGTAATCCGAAAGAAAGGCCAGCAGCACAAGTCAATGCACCAACGAAGAAGCGGCTATCCCTTCCTAGCAACG GAACTGCCGGTGGCGGAGCAAGAAAAGGCCAGGCCAACAGCAGCGAGAAAGCTCGGCCCGTCGGTTCCAAGAACAAGGCGAAAGGAGCGTCCAAGTCTGAACCGAAGCAGCGTCGGAGCCCTGGCAGCGCAACCGCGAAGCGGGCCCAGGCACAGGCCTGA